In the genome of Leishmania braziliensis MHOM/BR/75/M2904 contig, possible fusion of chromosomes 20 and 34, one region contains:
- a CDS encoding phosphomannomutase-like protein, which produces MSSLDAKVQQWLAWDRDPTTRQVIESLAAKKETAELRRRLERRMKFDTAGLRSTMGAGNAYMNSLTVLQTAQGLAAYMKQQFSPTELLRGIVIGYDGRHHSRKFGEITATVMHQQGIKTYLYAHCVPTPFVPYGIRFLKALAGVMVTASHNPKEYNGLKVYWTNGAQIVAPLDASIAAFIKASRTPLESSWAPFTATDHVDPYDAVFEDYFATLRSSYVPASDASAVRFTFTAMHGVGTRFTTYGLQHVLGLPASHLSVVAEQAEPNPDFPTVRFPNPEEGRSAFALSFATAERHGASVVLANDPDADRLGVAERLSDGEGWHVLTGNEIGALLGWWAMERARWKGIALDHCLLMSTVVSSCILKTMTLKEGAQYSETLTGFKFIGNKAMERRAREGLQTLFAYEEAIGFMWGDRVMDKDGVTAAVVVADLACYLRKERHCSLLEHLQSLYRQYGYHFTYNSYVTTDDPAKIALLLQSIRTAVSGKYPTHVAGRPVTRVVDFAAQVDTAAPLGRPSLGKTSMITLHVDGGMQITIRGSGTEPKIKWYAELVTKDAAGQQMLNAFVVKAIHQLMQPHKFDLVMRSEDAELFSKL; this is translated from the coding sequence ATGTCGTCCCTCGACGCAAAAGTACAGCAATGGCTGGCATGGGACCGCGATCCAACTACACGTCAGGTCATCGAGTCCCTGGCAGCCAAGAAGGAAACGGCAGAGCTGCGACGTCGCCTCGAGAGGCGCATGAAGTTTGACACCGCCGGTCTACGATCCACTATGGGGGCCGGAAACGCTTACATGAATAGTCTCACTGTGCTGCAGACGGCTCAAGGGCTGGCGGCATACATGAAGCAGCAGTTTTCCCCCACGGAGCTCTTGCGCGGAATTGTTATCGGCTACGATGGGCGACATCACAGCCGCAAGTTTGGCGAGATCACAGCCACTGTCATGCATCAGCAGGGCATCAAGACGTACTTGTACGCCCACTGTGTCCCCACACCGTTCGTACCGTACGGGATACGGTTCCTCAAAGCGTTAGCTGGGGTGATGGTGACTGCTAGCCACAACCCCAAGGAGTACAACGGCTTAAAGGTTTACTGGACCAATGGTGCGCAGATTGTCGCCCCGCTTGACGCGTCGATTGCAGCCTTCATCAAGGCGAGCCGTACCCCACTCGAATCGTCGTGGGCCCCGTTCACCGCGACCGATCACGTAGACCCGTACGACGCCGTTTTCGAAGACTACTTCGCCACACTGCGCTCTTCCTACGTCCCGGCTAGCGACGCGTCCGCTGTGCGCTTCACCTTCACCGCGATGCACGGCGTAGGCACTCGTTTCACCACATATGGGCTTCAGCACGTGCTGGGACTTCCTGCGTCGCACCTCAGCGTTGTGGCGGAGCAAGCCGAACCGAACCCGGACTTCCCCACTGTGCGGTTCCCCAATCCGGAGGAAGGAAGGTCGGCGTTTGCCTTGTCCTTTGCGACAGCAGAGAGGCATGGCGCCTCCGTCGTTTTGGCAAATGACCCGGATGCGGATCGCCTGGGTGTGGCAGAGCGCCTCTCCgatggggaggggtggcACGTGTTGACGGGTAACGAAatcggtgcgctgctggggtgGTGGGCGATGGAGCGAGCGCGTTGGAAGGGCATCGCGCTCGACCACTGCCTCCTGATGTCGACGGTCGTCAGCTCATGTATCCTCAAGACGATGACGCTCAAGGAAGGGGCGCAGTACTCGGAGACACTGACAGGCTTCAAGTTTATCGGCAACAAGGCGATGGAGCGCAGGGCGAGGGAGGGGTTACAGACTCTCTTTGCGTACGAGGAGGCGATAGGGTTCATGTGGGGCGATCGAGTGATGGACAAAGATGGCGTGACAGCTGCAGTGGTTGTCGCCGACCTCGCCTGCTACCTCCGAAAGGAGAGGCACTGctcgctgctggagcacctGCAGAGCTTGTACCGGCAGTACGGCTACCACTTCACGTACAACTCGTACGTGACAACCGATGACCCTGCAAAGATAGCGTTGCTATTGCAGAGCATTCGCACTGCGGTGTCGGGGAAGTACCCTACTCACGTGGCAGGGCGGCCAGTGACGCGTGTGGTAGACTTCGCAGCACAGGTAGACACAGCCGCGCCTTTGGGGCGGCCGTCTCTCGGCAAGACGTCCATGATCACCTTGCACGTGGAcggcggcatgcagatcACCATccgaggcagcggcacggaGCCGAAGATCAAGTGGTACGCCGAGTTGGTGACCAA